In the genome of Raphanus sativus cultivar WK10039 chromosome 4, ASM80110v3, whole genome shotgun sequence, one region contains:
- the LOC108835214 gene encoding non-specific lipid-transfer protein 1-like, translating into MKCCKFIAVALMSLLITLASIEAAGECGPMPIGQAAASLSPCLAATKNPRGKVPPVCCAKVGALIRTNPRCLCAVMLSPLAKNAGINPGVAIAVPKRCNIRNRPAGKRCGRYIVP; encoded by the exons aTGAAGTGTTGTAAGTTTATTGCAGTAGCTTTGATGAGTCTTCTAATCACATTGGCTTCCATTGAAGCAGCTGGTGAGTGTGGTCCTATGCCCATTGGTCAAGCCGCGGCTAGCCTAAGCCCGTGTTTAGCTGCTACAAAGAACCCGAGGGGTAAGGTTCCACCTGTTTGCTGTGCCAAAGTGGGTGCTCTCATTAGAACCAACCCTCGTTGTCTTTGTGCTGTCATGCTCTCTCCTTTGGCCAAGAACGCTGGAATCAATCCTGGAGTCGCAATCGCTGTTCCAAAACGTTGTAACATCCGCAACCGCCCAGCTGGCAAACGATGTGGAC GTTACATTGTTCCATGA